The window GTTGCTACACTTTCTTGTACAGCTGTAGCGGATGAGATTGCATCTTCATCGCAGGAATATAAATCAATTAACAGTTCTTGTCCTAATGCTTCTGCCATAACAACACCTTCCTTCAGAAAATAATATCTCATTTATTATACATAGATTTAAGGATTAAGTCCAATTATATGAGAATACATTAAAAGTCAAACGTTATTTTTATGAAATTTGACTTTTATATTGACTAAAGTCAAAAAGTCAAATATAATAGAATTATGCTAAAGAACAAATAGTCAAAACTATAGTAAATAAACTTTAAAGGGGTGTTTTTTATGAGTATGATAGCTGATAAAATAGAAAAATTTATATTAGACCGTATGCGTGAAGAACAAGAAAAGCTAATTTTAAAGCGTAATGAATTGGCTGATGAATTAGATTGTGCGCCATCCCAAATTAGTTACGTATTAAGTACGCGTTTTTCTAATGAGCGCGGTTTCGATGTTGAGTCAAGACGTGGCTTGGGTGGATATATTCGAATCAAAAAAATTAACCCAGAAAGTTCAGATTCTTTACCTGCTGTTACAACTTATCGGATTTATGAAGGTCCAAATACGGTAGAACGATTAATTGATATGCGAGATGTAGATCAATCATTATTTCAATTATTACAATCTGAAAAGATTACCCGTCGTGAAGCTCAATTGATGCATAATTCTT of the Veillonella parvula genome contains:
- a CDS encoding CtsR family transcriptional regulator, whose amino-acid sequence is MSMIADKIEKFILDRMREEQEKLILKRNELADELDCAPSQISYVLSTRFSNERGFDVESRRGLGGYIRIKKINPESSDSLPAVTTYRIYEGPNTVERLIDMRDVDQSLFQLLQSEKITRREAQLMHNSFATLIENVDVEERNDAVRQLYASMVDTLRKE